From Lujinxingia litoralis, one genomic window encodes:
- a CDS encoding serine/threonine-protein kinase — protein sequence MTHLPGTSSPSLVGTLVDGKYLLERELGAGGMGAVYLARHQTIEREVAVKLLHRSLAQDEAIRRRFEIEARAIGRLSHPGCVMLYEFGYEAEIEALYAIFEYVRGHSLEKWAGQQLTLEDVLEVARQVVSAIGHAHSQKIIHRDLKPDNIMIAITESGKLEVKVLDFGIARIAEDDEADEQSRLTRMGQMFGTPPYMSPEQIRAKLNVTFASDIYSIGVILYELIEGRLPFLADSPIETVMLHLNEEVPPMERSDLPDALRAIVMRCLKKEPTERFESCQALGEALDRVVLQTSDATALTQVVSLRGEKAAKAPEVMASDPQHTALEFGIAPTLAAAQTWEKKDSARSEAELLAETNEGAGAAADREAGLRPVGVGVASGLSSGGVDESVPQAPDTWPEMSDDERRASPMVWIVGVAVVLLLGVGLLWQSTGESDDSERLGEGAQVEGGSGPASGVEVTQKAAGEKASSPAMNVEDEEPSSKGAGAGALEERGLREVAVEDEAPGEEPPEAASKQASKEAASRLQRDRHTSTTSSKSDGVQEALTEPARLRLEGARRLKKSEAPESTEEPARLTLPGR from the coding sequence ATGACGCACCTTCCAGGGACATCTTCCCCCTCCCTTGTGGGGACCCTTGTTGATGGCAAGTATCTGCTGGAGCGCGAGCTGGGTGCCGGTGGCATGGGCGCGGTGTATCTGGCGCGTCATCAGACCATTGAGCGGGAGGTGGCGGTCAAGCTCCTGCATCGCTCTCTGGCTCAAGACGAGGCGATACGGCGGCGTTTTGAGATCGAAGCACGGGCGATCGGCAGGCTCAGCCATCCCGGCTGCGTGATGCTCTACGAGTTTGGCTACGAGGCGGAGATCGAGGCGCTCTACGCGATCTTTGAGTACGTGCGTGGGCATTCGCTGGAGAAGTGGGCCGGGCAACAGTTGACGCTGGAGGATGTGCTGGAGGTGGCGCGACAGGTGGTCAGCGCGATCGGTCATGCGCATAGCCAGAAGATCATCCACCGCGATTTAAAGCCTGACAACATCATGATCGCCATCACCGAGAGCGGGAAGCTGGAGGTGAAGGTGCTCGACTTTGGCATCGCGCGGATTGCCGAAGACGATGAAGCCGATGAGCAGAGTCGGCTGACCCGGATGGGACAGATGTTCGGCACGCCGCCCTACATGAGTCCGGAGCAGATTCGGGCCAAACTAAATGTGACCTTTGCCTCCGACATCTACTCGATCGGCGTGATTCTCTACGAGCTGATTGAGGGGCGGCTGCCTTTTCTGGCGGATTCACCGATTGAGACGGTGATGTTGCACCTCAATGAGGAGGTGCCGCCGATGGAGCGCAGCGATCTTCCGGATGCGTTGCGCGCGATTGTGATGCGCTGCCTTAAGAAGGAGCCCACGGAGCGCTTTGAGAGTTGTCAGGCGCTGGGCGAGGCGCTGGATCGGGTGGTGCTGCAGACAAGCGACGCGACGGCGTTGACGCAGGTGGTGAGTCTACGTGGGGAGAAGGCCGCTAAGGCGCCGGAGGTGATGGCGAGCGACCCTCAGCATACCGCGCTGGAATTTGGAATTGCGCCTACGCTGGCTGCGGCGCAGACCTGGGAGAAGAAGGACTCGGCCAGGTCCGAGGCGGAGCTGCTGGCGGAGACAAACGAGGGTGCTGGAGCTGCCGCCGATCGCGAGGCGGGCCTGCGTCCGGTCGGTGTCGGTGTGGCTTCGGGACTGAGTTCCGGAGGCGTTGACGAGAGTGTGCCTCAGGCTCCTGATACCTGGCCGGAGATGTCGGATGATGAGCGACGCGCATCGCCGATGGTCTGGATTGTGGGCGTTGCAGTGGTGCTGCTGCTGGGAGTGGGGCTTTTGTGGCAATCAACTGGAGAGAGTGATGACTCGGAGCGGCTCGGCGAGGGGGCGCAGGTGGAAGGGGGGAGCGGGCCGGCATCTGGGGTGGAAGTGACGCAGAAGGCGGCTGGCGAGAAGGCGTCATCGCCAGCGATGAACGTCGAAGATGAGGAGCCCAGCTCCAAGGGCGCCGGTGCGGGAGCACTGGAAGAGCGTGGTCTGAGGGAGGTGGCCGTCGAGGATGAGGCGCCCGGCGAAGAGCCCCCCGAGGCGGCATCGAAACAGGCGAGCAAGGAGGCTGCATCGCGTCTTCAAAGGGACCGGCACACGAGTACGACGTCTTCAAAAAGCGATGGCGTCCAGGAGGCTCTTACCGAGCCTGCGCGTTTGCGTCTGGAGGGGGCGCGACGCCTCAAGAAGAGCGAAGCGCCCGAATCTACCGAAGAACCGGCCCGGTTGACCTTACCCGGTCGCTGA
- a CDS encoding HEAT repeat domain-containing protein encodes MRSILIQLLIASALLLGMASPALAQHQHPHEVDADFEDFLNTIDALPTPELFAKWPDAEQRLLNVARDTEESVYRRWRATSMLSNFETPAVRTALLTLTTDAAEDLRGMALLVLGARFLKGGDAEVLAAIEARLSDADASVRRDAVRALAYGHGPQIEARLSAIALGDDPGMARIASRALNEKATDTQ; translated from the coding sequence ATGCGCAGCATCCTGATTCAGCTTCTCATCGCCTCAGCCCTGCTTCTGGGCATGGCCTCTCCGGCCCTGGCTCAACACCAGCACCCGCACGAGGTCGACGCTGACTTTGAGGACTTCCTCAACACCATTGACGCCTTGCCCACGCCCGAACTCTTTGCAAAATGGCCCGACGCCGAGCAACGCCTCCTCAACGTCGCCCGCGACACCGAGGAAAGCGTCTACCGCCGCTGGCGGGCCACCTCGATGCTCTCCAACTTCGAGACCCCGGCGGTACGCACGGCCCTTTTGACACTGACCACCGATGCCGCCGAAGATCTACGCGGCATGGCGCTGTTGGTCCTCGGCGCGCGCTTCCTCAAAGGGGGAGATGCCGAAGTCCTTGCCGCCATTGAGGCCCGTCTCAGCGATGCCGACGCCTCGGTCCGCCGCGACGCCGTCCGGGCCCTGGCCTACGGCCATGGCCCTCAAATCGAGGCTCGCCTCAGCGCCATCGCCCTGGGTGATGATCCCGGCATGGCCCGCATTGCCTCTCGCGCCCTGAACGAAAAAGCAACAGATACGCAATAA
- a CDS encoding outer membrane lipoprotein-sorting protein codes for MAKFNRRVWTMAAVMLVLALWVVSAPGAQEDAPKLPTVDEVNSHLDRLYRSKSAESEMTMTIKREGQERRLSVRGFSEGEDKGLFVITAPAREAGTATLRADEGLWNYAPRADRLMRVPSGMLSEDWMGSHLTNDDLVRESRYEDDFDVELSWGERDGERVLEASMVPKEGVPVTYSRILYTLDAEEWTPMEAVYFDGEEAVRTITFSEVKEVDGRPIPHRVEVVPADAPEEFTRMEYEDLRFDVPIDDAIFTQQGMRKEARKLEERS; via the coding sequence ATGGCGAAGTTCAATCGCAGGGTGTGGACGATGGCGGCGGTGATGCTGGTGCTGGCGCTTTGGGTTGTGTCTGCGCCGGGCGCGCAGGAGGATGCGCCAAAGTTGCCGACGGTGGACGAGGTTAACAGCCATCTGGACCGGCTCTATCGCTCTAAAAGCGCGGAGTCGGAGATGACGATGACGATCAAGCGCGAAGGTCAGGAGCGCCGGCTGAGCGTGCGGGGTTTCAGCGAGGGAGAGGATAAGGGGTTGTTTGTGATCACGGCGCCGGCCCGGGAGGCCGGCACCGCCACGCTGCGCGCCGACGAGGGGTTGTGGAACTACGCCCCGCGCGCCGATCGGCTGATGCGGGTGCCCTCCGGGATGCTCTCGGAGGATTGGATGGGGAGCCATCTGACCAACGACGATTTGGTCCGGGAGTCACGTTACGAGGATGACTTTGATGTGGAGCTTTCCTGGGGCGAGCGCGATGGCGAGCGGGTGTTGGAGGCGTCCATGGTGCCCAAAGAAGGCGTGCCGGTGACGTACTCGCGCATCCTCTACACGCTGGATGCCGAGGAGTGGACGCCGATGGAGGCCGTCTACTTCGATGGCGAGGAGGCGGTGCGCACGATCACCTTCAGCGAGGTCAAGGAGGTCGATGGTCGCCCGATTCCGCATCGTGTGGAGGTGGTGCCGGCCGATGCGCCCGAGGAGTTTACGCGGATGGAGTATGAGGACCTGCGCTTTGATGTGCCCATTGATGATGCGATTTTCACGCAGCAGGGGATGCGCAAGGAAGCGCGTAAGTTGGAAGAGCGCAGCTAA